The following coding sequences are from one Candidatus Latescibacter sp. window:
- the malQ gene encoding 4-alpha-glucanotransferase: protein DDFALFVALKKEFGGAVWSDWPCELRDREQNAMKNAEDCFGEAVGYTKFLQYVFFKQYTALKDYCRERNIQMIGDIPIYVNYDSPDVWKNPELFKLNEWKKPAFIAGVPPDYFSATGQLWGNPVYDWDALKKQGYLWWIRRFEHNFNLFDLVRVDHFRGFIAYWEVGAGEKTAVNGNWIKAPAEDFFKTLLRRFPVFPVLAEDLGVINADVREIMRQYEFPGMKVLLFAFGGAPAKNPYTPHNHVKDCVVYTGTHDNNTVKGWFEKDAGKEEKENFFRYLGRTVPPEEISGEFLRMAMMSVANTIIIPVQDILNLGAEARMNTPSTASGNWKWRLAPGALTPEIAAMLKELTEIYGRD from the coding sequence GATGATTTCGCTCTGTTCGTTGCGCTCAAGAAGGAATTCGGCGGAGCGGTATGGAGCGATTGGCCTTGTGAGCTCCGCGACCGGGAACAGAACGCCATGAAAAATGCGGAAGATTGTTTTGGCGAGGCTGTCGGCTATACAAAATTCCTTCAGTATGTGTTCTTTAAACAATATACAGCGCTGAAAGACTACTGCCGTGAGCGGAATATCCAGATGATCGGCGACATTCCCATCTATGTGAATTACGACAGCCCGGATGTATGGAAAAATCCGGAGCTTTTTAAGCTTAACGAATGGAAAAAACCCGCTTTCATCGCCGGAGTCCCGCCCGATTATTTCAGCGCCACCGGACAGCTCTGGGGAAATCCGGTCTATGATTGGGATGCGTTGAAAAAACAGGGGTATCTCTGGTGGATACGGCGTTTCGAGCATAATTTCAACCTTTTCGATCTGGTCAGAGTGGATCATTTCCGCGGATTCATCGCTTACTGGGAAGTCGGTGCCGGAGAAAAAACAGCGGTAAATGGGAATTGGATCAAGGCGCCGGCGGAAGATTTCTTCAAAACGCTCCTGAGACGGTTCCCTGTGTTTCCCGTACTCGCGGAGGACCTGGGAGTCATCAACGCCGATGTCCGTGAGATCATGCGCCAGTACGAATTTCCGGGCATGAAAGTACTGCTGTTCGCTTTCGGCGGCGCACCGGCAAAAAATCCCTATACTCCGCACAATCATGTGAAAGACTGTGTAGTCTACACCGGCACCCACGACAACAATACGGTGAAGGGATGGTTCGAAAAAGATGCCGGAAAGGAAGAGAAAGAGAATTTTTTCCGCTACCTGGGACGCACTGTTCCTCCGGAAGAGATATCCGGTGAATTCCTGCGCATGGCCATGATGTCGGTCGCCAATACCATCATCATTCCGGTTCAGGATATTCTTAACCTGGGTGCGGAGGCGCGCATGAATACTCCTTCCACCGCTTCAGGGAACTGGAAATGGCGGCTGGCGCCGGGCGCCCTTACTCCGGAGATTGCCGCGATGTTGAAAGAACTGACTGAGATTTACGGAAGGGATTAA
- a CDS encoding DUF362 domain-containing protein, with protein sequence MPANEKAVLLFAEAAVESLEAEKTLPAKFKRILKKCCLPAKVSGKTVAVKMHLGENIGFTTIHPVFVRILVEALFEAGARSVKILDGRAQNGLARGYTREVLGCPVVSCFGESGKYLYSEQIGFKDLDVALLSGEALDSDVFIDLAHVKGHGACGFGGALKNIAMGLVPPETRSKLHHLEGGITVDTSKCIFCLKCFEACPNSAITPDKENKVISIFHHHCTYCQHCVMICPQGAVTMEGHQFRDFSRGMALVTAAALKKFAPENLLFINFLTNITMYCDCWGFSSPSLVPDIGILAGEDIAAIDTASLDMIKSENFLPSGLPKDRKLGEGRHLFEQIHGKDPYIMLEYLKEYYPCTSGYELEMVR encoded by the coding sequence ATGCCAGCGAATGAAAAAGCAGTTCTACTCTTTGCCGAAGCCGCTGTGGAAAGTCTCGAAGCGGAGAAAACTTTGCCCGCCAAGTTCAAACGTATTCTGAAAAAGTGCTGCCTGCCTGCGAAAGTCTCCGGGAAGACGGTGGCGGTCAAGATGCACCTGGGTGAAAATATTGGATTTACCACCATTCACCCGGTGTTCGTGCGGATTCTGGTAGAGGCGCTCTTTGAAGCCGGCGCCAGGTCGGTAAAAATTCTCGACGGCAGGGCGCAGAATGGGCTTGCACGGGGCTATACCCGTGAAGTGCTGGGGTGTCCGGTGGTTTCCTGTTTCGGAGAGAGCGGCAAGTATCTCTATTCCGAACAGATCGGGTTCAAAGACCTTGATGTTGCCCTTCTTTCCGGCGAGGCGCTGGACAGCGATGTATTCATCGACCTTGCTCATGTGAAGGGGCACGGCGCCTGCGGATTCGGCGGCGCGTTGAAAAATATCGCCATGGGTCTCGTACCTCCTGAAACGAGGAGCAAACTGCACCATTTGGAGGGCGGAATAACTGTCGACACTTCCAAGTGCATATTCTGTCTGAAATGTTTCGAAGCCTGCCCCAACAGCGCCATAACTCCGGATAAAGAGAATAAAGTGATTTCCATCTTTCATCACCATTGCACCTACTGCCAGCACTGTGTCATGATCTGTCCCCAGGGCGCAGTCACCATGGAAGGCCATCAGTTCCGTGATTTTTCACGGGGTATGGCGCTGGTGACCGCGGCGGCGCTGAAGAAATTCGCTCCCGAAAACCTCCTGTTCATCAATTTCCTCACCAATATTACCATGTACTGTGACTGCTGGGGGTTCAGTTCCCCCTCCCTGGTTCCCGATATCGGCATTCTCGCCGGTGAGGATATCGCAGCCATAGACACCGCCTCTCTGGACATGATTAAAAGCGAGAACTTTCTCCCAAGCGGCCTTCCGAAAGACCGAAAGCTGGGCGAAGGCAGGCACCTGTTCGAGCAGATTCACGGCAAGGATCCTTATATCATGCTGGAGTATTTGAAAGAATACTATCCCTGCACGAGCGGGTATGAATTGGAAATGGTGAGGTAA